Proteins from a single region of Hypomesus transpacificus isolate Combined female chromosome 9, fHypTra1, whole genome shotgun sequence:
- the tsfm gene encoding elongation factor Ts, mitochondrial — MALKYVVRSIRTELSKVCLTQYVQSIHTGSLLSAAEKALLIKLRKSTGYTFINCKKALDKFDNDMKQAESWLHEQAQKEGWSKASKLEGRQAKEGLIGLFVGDKAAVMVEVNCETDFVARNEKFQQLVKDVAFATMAHHRSKNQGQTGYVKSVLAADQLSKLNVGEGALLADQLALTIGRLGENMSVRRAVAVGVPADWHIGSYIHGGVASQTDMAMGRYGALVVFHGGKDGAQETLGRLLGQHVVGESPVSLGNMDDLPCGESETRLLPQTFLPDPSRTVAQYLREQGARVLDFVRFQRGEADTKGVE, encoded by the exons ATGGCATTAAAATACGTGGTCAGATCGATCAGAACAGAACTCTCAAAG GTCTGTCTCACGCAGTATGTGCAGTCAATACACACGGGAAGCCTCCTTTCAGCTGCTGAGAAAGCCCTTCTGATTAAACTACGGAAAAGTACCGGCTACACCTTCATCAACTGCAAGAAAGCCCTAGATAAATTTGATAATGACATGAAACAA GCAGAGAGCTGGCTACATGAACAAGCCCAGAAGGAGGGCTGGAGCAAGGCCAGCAAACTGGAGGGTCGGCAAGCCAAGGAGGGTCTGATCGGCCTTTTTGTAGGAGACAAGGCTGCAGTTATGGTGGAG GTGAATTGTGAGACAGACTTTGTTGCCCGTAATGAAAAATTCCAGCAGCTTGTGAAGGATGTAGCTTTTGCTACTATGGCTCACCACCGCAGTAAGAACCAGGGCCAGACTGGCTATGTCAAG AGTGTGCTGGCAGCCGATCAGCTCTCCAAACTGAATGTGGGTGAAGGAGCTTTGCTAGCTGATCAGCTTGCTCTTACAATAG GTCGACTAGGAGAGAACATGTCAGTTAGACGTGCAGTGGCGGTAGGTGTGCCTGCTGACTGGCATATCGGGTCATACATACATGGAGGCGTGGCCAGTCAGACTGACATGGCTATGGGGCGCTACGGCGCCCTGGTGGTGTTTCACGGGGGCAAGGATGGGGCACAAGAAACCCTGGGCCGCTTGCTGGGCCAGCATGTGGTGGGGGAGTCCCCAGTATCCCTGGGGAACATGGATGACCTTCCTTGTGGTGAGTCAGAGACACGGCTGCTCCCTCAAACCTTCCTCCCTGACCCAAGTCGGACTGTGGCCCAATACCTGAGGGAGCAGGGGGCCCGAGTGTTGGACTTTGTTCGCTTTCAGCGTGGTGAAGCAGACACTAAAGGGGTTGAGTGA